The stretch of DNA TTCCTCATCGGCGACCAGCTGGACAGGTTCGCCTTCCAGGACGAGAACGAGCGGGTGAAGGCCGAGGGCGGAAAGCCCGCCCAGGGAAGGCCCCTTCTGCTGGGCATAACGAAGGCCTCCCTCACCACGGAGAGCTTCGTCTCGGCCGCCTCCTTCCAGGAGACCACCCGGGTGCTCACCGAGGCCGCCATCAACGGCCAGGTGGACGACCTCCGGGGCCTGAAGGAAAACGTCATCATGGGCCGGATAACCCCCGCGGGAACGGGCATGGCGCGGTACCGCAACACCTACGTCAAGCGGGAATTCCTGCCCCTGGAGACCGTGCCGGAGCTGGAAGGCGCCCAGCCCGAGGAAACGCAGGAGGAAGTAACGGGCTGACTTTTCCGGAGGCGGCGCGCAGGTACGGACGGACGCGGGGAGACCGGGGGCGAGCGGCCCGGTCTCCCCGCCTTTTTTCATGGGGAACACGCGGGCAATGAGGTTCATCGCGGATGCCATGCTCGGGCGGCTGGCCCGGTGGCTGAGGATACTGGGGTTTGACACGCTCTACGACCCGGACATCGAGGACAGAGACCTGCTCAAGCGGGCCCGGGAGGAAGACCGGGTTGTGCTGACCCGGGATACGCGCATCTCCCGGAAGGGCCTTCCGGGGGTCGTCCTGGTCCGCTCGGACCACCTGGAGGAGCAGCTGGCCCAGGTGCTCCTTGACTGCGGCCTCGAGCCCGGCGGCGAGCCCCGCTGCGCCAACTGTAACGGGGACCTCCTTGCGGTCGCGGAGAAGGAGGACATCCGGGACGCCGTGCCGGAGTACGTCTATCTTTCCCACGCCGCCTTCCGGCGGTGCTCCCGCTGCGGCAACGTCTACTGGGAGGGCTCGCAGTACCGGAGGCTCAGGGAGAAGCTCTCCAGGATGGCCCCGGGAGGCGGGAAGTGAAGAAGAGCCCCCGCAGGCAGCTTGCCCTGTCTTTCCTTCTCATTTTCGGCGTCATCGCGGCGGGAACCCTGGGCTACTGGGCGCTGGAGAACTGGAGCTTCCTCGATTCCCTCTACATGACGGTCATCACCATCACCACCATCGGCTTCAAGGAAGTCCACGACATGAGCGGCCCGGGGCGCTTCTTTACCATCTTTCTCATATTCTCCAGCGTGGGCGCCGTCTTTTATTCCCTGAACAACGCCGCCCGCATACTCCTTGAAGGAGAACTCAAAGACGTATTCGGGAGGAGAAAATTGCAATCCACCATCAAGAGCCTGAGGGGTCACTACATCATCTGCGGCTACGGGAGAATGGGCAGAGTCATCTGCAAGGAGTTCGCCGCCATGGGGGCCGATTTCCTGGTCGTCGAGAAAGCTCCGGAACTGGAGCTCACGCTTCAGCGGGACCTGCTGCTTTTGCAGGGGGACGCCACGCGGGACGAGGTCCTCCGGGAGGCGGGCATCGAGCGGGCCCAGGGGCTGGTCACGGTGCTTCCCACGGACGCCGAGAACCTCTACGTGGTCCTCTCGGCCCGGGGCATCAACCCCGGGCTGACCATTGTCACCCGGGCCGTGGAGGAGGGCTCCGAGCAGAAGCTCCTGAGGGCCGGGGCCAACCGGGTGGTCTCCCCCTACCACATCGGAGGCCTGAGAATCGCCCACTCGGTGCTCCGGCCCGCCGTGGCGGACTTCATCGAGTTTACCACCCGCTCGGGGAACATCGACCTCCAGATGCAGGAGGTTCCCGTCCTGGAGGGCTCCTCCGTGGCCGGGCGCACCCTGAGCGAAAGCGGCATCGGGCGGGACCTGGGCATCATCATCGTTGCCGTCAGGAAGCCCGACGGCACCATGAAGGTCAACCCCACCCACCGCCATGCCATCAGCCCGGGGGAAACCCTGGTGGTCATCGGCGAGCCCGAGAAACTGAAGCTCCTGGAGGAGATGTCCGGGGGGCAACGGCCCCCGCGATAGGAGGGAGACGGCCTCTCCTTATGGTGGGAAAAGGGGTCCGTGACCCCTGGCGATAAAGAACGATGGCCTCTCCTTAAGGCAGGAGAAAAGGGTCTGGACCCCCCCGGCGATAAGGGGACCAGACCCTATTTTTCACCATCAAAGAGAGGCTGTTCCTATAAGGGGATCCATGACCCCTGCGATTAGGCCGACTCTCCTTATTATGGGGAAGGGGGTCTGGACCCCGTGGAGAGGAGGGCCTGGACGGCCTCGGCGGGGACCGGCTCGTTGACGCGAACCGTGCCGACCCTCACCGGGAGGATGAAGCGCATCTCTCCGGAGAGGGCTTTC from Nitrospirota bacterium encodes:
- a CDS encoding Mut7-C RNAse domain-containing protein, which gives rise to MRFIADAMLGRLARWLRILGFDTLYDPDIEDRDLLKRAREEDRVVLTRDTRISRKGLPGVVLVRSDHLEEQLAQVLLDCGLEPGGEPRCANCNGDLLAVAEKEDIRDAVPEYVYLSHAAFRRCSRCGNVYWEGSQYRRLREKLSRMAPGGGK
- a CDS encoding potassium channel protein, with protein sequence MKKSPRRQLALSFLLIFGVIAAGTLGYWALENWSFLDSLYMTVITITTIGFKEVHDMSGPGRFFTIFLIFSSVGAVFYSLNNAARILLEGELKDVFGRRKLQSTIKSLRGHYIICGYGRMGRVICKEFAAMGADFLVVEKAPELELTLQRDLLLLQGDATRDEVLREAGIERAQGLVTVLPTDAENLYVVLSARGINPGLTIVTRAVEEGSEQKLLRAGANRVVSPYHIGGLRIAHSVLRPAVADFIEFTTRSGNIDLQMQEVPVLEGSSVAGRTLSESGIGRDLGIIIVAVRKPDGTMKVNPTHRHAISPGETLVVIGEPEKLKLLEEMSGGQRPPR